From Elstera cyanobacteriorum:
CGCGTCCCCGCCGCCGCCGCCTATATCGCCGATAAGCGCAAACTCGGCGAGAAAAGCGTGCACGATCATGGCGCCGTCCGCACCGTCGATGGCCCGGTCACCGGCGCGCTGCCGCGCGGTCAGGCCGCCCTCGTGCGCCTGCTGACCCCGCTTGGGTACCGCCAGAACGGCCACTATCCGCTGGACCGGCTGAAGATGACCGGGCGTTCCTACGCCCAGGTCGATTTCCCGGAAGACATTGCGCAGTTCTTCGTTTCGGAACTGCATGTGGACCGTTTTTCCCCGGCGTTCGGGCAGGCGGTCGCCAATGTGCTGCAAGACAGCGTCGATCCCCTGGATACGACCAGCGCTGCCACCCTTGCAGCGTTCGAGCGGGAGGGGGCTGTCGATCTCGATGCCGCCGTCGCCACCCTGCCGGTGATCGCCCGCTGCTTCGACGTGCATCACCCGGCGCCGACGCTGGCCGACTATGAGGTGCTGAAGGCCGAATCCGCCGAAATGGCCTGGATCGCCACCGAAGGGAATGCCTTCAACCATGCCACCGACCGGGTGCCCGATGTCGATGCGCTGTCGGCCCAGCAGAAGGCGCTAGGCCGCCCGATGAAGGATCTGGTCGAAGTCTCCGCTTCCGGCCGCGTTCGCCAAACCGCTTTCCGCGCCGCCCAGGTGATGCGCCCCTTCCGTGATGCCAGCGGCGCCCTTGTGCAAAAGGAAGTCCCCGGCTCGTTCTACGAGTTCATCACCCGCGACCAGATGACCGATGAAACCACCGGCGGCAAGCGCCTAGACCTCGGCTTCGATAGCTCGAACGCGCAAGGCATCTTTAAGATGACGGCGGCGGCGCAGTAATCCTGCGCAAGCAATTTTTGCCTAGATTGACCCCGGGCCGAAACGGTCGCTATGGTTGCACCCTAGTTTCCGTTTTGCCCGGTTTTTCCCTTTGAGCACCGAAACCTTCAGCCCGCGCTATCGCGACCTTGATGCGTGGAACCCCGACGAAATCCTCGGTGCGCTGCTGGATAGCCAATTCTGCGCCGTTGCGGCTGTGAATGCCGCATTGAACCCGTTGGAACGCGCCTGCGTCGGCATCGCCGAGCGGCTGCGCCAGGGCGGGCGGATCGTCTATGTCGGCGCGGGCACCTCGGGCCGCATCGCCGTGCAAGATGGGGCGGAACTGCCGCCGACCTTCGATTGGCCGCGCGACCGGGTGGTTTTCATTGTCGCGGGCGGGATGAGCGCGCTGGTACAATCGGTCGAGGGGGCCGAGGATAACCGCGCCGCCGCTATCGCCGCGATTGAGGAGGAAGAGATCGGCCCGGAAGATTCGGTGATCGGTCTCGCCGCCTCCGGTACCACCCCTTTCACCGTCGCCGCCATTCAAGCCGCCCGCCAACGGGGCGCGCTGACCGTCAGCATTGCCAACAATGCCGATTCGCCGTTGCTGCACGCCGCCGATTATCCGGTGCTGCTCGACACCGGGCCGGAAGTGCTGGCCGGATCGACGCGGCTGAAGGCGGGCACCGCCCAGAAAATCGCCCTCAACCTTATTTCGACCACCGTGATGATCCAGCTTGGCCGGGTCTATGACGGCATGATGGTCGATATGATCGCAGCGAACGAAAAGCTGCGCCGCCGGTCGGAACGCATGCTGCAACGGCTGACCGATGCGCCGCTCGACCGGATTCAGGCCGCGCTCGACGCCGCCAACGGTAAGGTGAAGCTCGCCCGGCTGCTGCTGGAAGGGCTGCGCGTTTCAGAAGCCGTAACGCTGCTAGAGGCCCACGACGGCCACCTGCGCCCGGCCCTCGCGGCCGTTAACGCGCGGAAGAAATAGCGGGAGCGCGGAATGAACCGCGCCCCTGGTTAAGCAATATCAGCCTTCGATCACGTCAATCGTATGGGTGATCTCCGCCGTCTTCCCCAGCATGATGGAGGCGGAACAGTATTTTTCTGCCGATAGGTCCACCGCCCGCTGCACCGCACTCAGCGGCAGGTTCTTGCCGACGACGCGGAAATGCAGATGGATCTTGGTGAAAACCTTCGGATCGGTCTCCGCCCGCTCCGCCTCGATGCCGATCTGGCAGTCGGTCACCGCATGGCGGCCTTTTTCGAGGATCATCACCACGTCAAAGGCCGTGCAGCCGCCCATACCGATCAGCAGCATTTCCATGGGGCGCGGGCCAAGGTTACGGCCCCCGGCTTCGGGGGCCCCATCCATGACGACCGCATGCCCCGTGCCGGATTCGGCGAGGAAGGTTCGGGCTTCTACCCAGGTGATTTTCGC
This genomic window contains:
- a CDS encoding DUF1338 domain-containing protein — protein: MSILVTLVSRVLGAEKAQALVDTLYIHPALLAEDGPRVSRAVMAQALNMVLFDDLLIRVPAAAAYIADKRKLGEKSVHDHGAVRTVDGPVTGALPRGQAALVRLLTPLGYRQNGHYPLDRLKMTGRSYAQVDFPEDIAQFFVSELHVDRFSPAFGQAVANVLQDSVDPLDTTSAATLAAFEREGAVDLDAAVATLPVIARCFDVHHPAPTLADYEVLKAESAEMAWIATEGNAFNHATDRVPDVDALSAQQKALGRPMKDLVEVSASGRVRQTAFRAAQVMRPFRDASGALVQKEVPGSFYEFITRDQMTDETTGGKRLDLGFDSSNAQGIFKMTAAAQ
- a CDS encoding N-acetylmuramic acid 6-phosphate etherase, which produces MSTETFSPRYRDLDAWNPDEILGALLDSQFCAVAAVNAALNPLERACVGIAERLRQGGRIVYVGAGTSGRIAVQDGAELPPTFDWPRDRVVFIVAGGMSALVQSVEGAEDNRAAAIAAIEEEEIGPEDSVIGLAASGTTPFTVAAIQAARQRGALTVSIANNADSPLLHAADYPVLLDTGPEVLAGSTRLKAGTAQKIALNLISTTVMIQLGRVYDGMMVDMIAANEKLRRRSERMLQRLTDAPLDRIQAALDAANGKVKLARLLLEGLRVSEAVTLLEAHDGHLRPALAAVNARKK
- a CDS encoding OsmC family protein, coding for MKAKITWVEARTFLAESGTGHAVVMDGAPEAGGRNLGPRPMEMLLIGMGGCTAFDVVMILEKGRHAVTDCQIGIEAERAETDPKVFTKIHLHFRVVGKNLPLSAVQRAVDLSAEKYCSASIMLGKTAEITHTIDVIEG